In Candidatus Sulfurimonas marisnigri, a single genomic region encodes these proteins:
- a CDS encoding TIGR03862 family flavoprotein — protein sequence MSSDISETLSCKIAIIGAGPAGLMAAQVLSDAGYSPTVFDAMPSAARKFLQAGRGGLNLTHGEDFTLFASRYFEAQPFLQPALEAFTPNDMRLWAQSLGFETYVGSSGKVYPLDKKAGPLLRAWLRKLKANNTQFKMKHRLVGWSKDVWQFQTPDGLKDYSFDSVILAFGGASWPRLGSTGAWTKTLKDKGLLIAPLKPANMGFNVTWSEVFREKFSGTPLKNVELSFTDINGNLQSKLGELLVSQNGVEGSLIYTYSKFLREQIEQKSPFTVYLDLFPHRTQSQLQQQLSGKQGKQSLSAFWKRLGLEGVKASLLREVLAKESLTKPELVAKTLKKFPLQLESYRPIEEAISTAGGLMFENLDEQLMLKDFPGVFCAGEMLDWEAPTGGYLLTGVMGQGKQAARGLLKLLEK from the coding sequence ATGTCGTCAGATATTTCAGAAACATTATCATGCAAAATTGCTATTATCGGGGCTGGTCCCGCGGGTCTGATGGCGGCACAAGTGTTGTCTGATGCGGGTTATTCTCCGACGGTATTTGATGCTATGCCTTCTGCGGCACGTAAGTTTTTGCAGGCGGGACGTGGGGGATTAAATCTAACACATGGTGAAGACTTTACCCTCTTTGCGAGCCGTTATTTTGAAGCCCAACCTTTTTTACAGCCTGCACTAGAAGCCTTTACCCCCAATGACATGCGCTTGTGGGCACAAAGCCTTGGTTTTGAAACCTATGTTGGCTCTTCTGGCAAAGTGTATCCCCTAGATAAAAAAGCCGGCCCATTGCTACGTGCTTGGTTACGTAAACTCAAAGCAAATAATACTCAGTTCAAAATGAAACATCGTCTAGTTGGTTGGTCGAAGGATGTTTGGCAGTTCCAAACGCCTGATGGCCTTAAGGATTATTCATTTGATTCGGTGATTTTGGCTTTCGGTGGCGCCTCTTGGCCGCGATTAGGCTCAACTGGCGCTTGGACAAAAACATTGAAAGATAAAGGGCTATTAATCGCCCCGCTTAAACCAGCAAATATGGGTTTTAATGTTACTTGGTCAGAGGTATTTAGGGAGAAGTTTTCAGGCACCCCGCTAAAAAATGTAGAACTTAGCTTTACAGATATTAACGGTAACCTTCAATCCAAACTGGGTGAACTCTTAGTTAGTCAAAATGGAGTTGAGGGCAGTTTAATCTATACCTATTCTAAATTTCTCAGAGAGCAAATAGAGCAAAAATCTCCGTTTACGGTCTATTTAGACCTTTTCCCACATCGCACGCAAAGTCAGTTACAGCAACAGCTCAGTGGCAAACAAGGTAAGCAGAGTTTGAGTGCTTTTTGGAAACGCTTAGGATTGGAGGGCGTTAAGGCTTCTTTACTTAGAGAGGTGTTGGCAAAGGAGTCGTTAACTAAGCCTGAGTTAGTGGCAAAGACACTTAAAAAGTTTCCATTACAATTAGAATCTTATCGACCCATTGAAGAGGCAATTAGTACAGCTGGGGGCTTAATGTTTGAAAATCTAGATGAACAGCTAATGCTCAAGGATTTCCCTGGCGTATTCTGTGCTGGCGAAATGTTAGATTGGGAAGCGCCAACGGGAGGCTATCTATTGACGGGCGTAATGGGGCAAGGTAAACAGGCAGCACGAGGTCTTTTGAAATTGTTAGAAAAGTAA
- a CDS encoding NAD(+)/NADH kinase produces the protein MNNKIIKKIGVVLRPSTPELKDSYIRLEEIFNSYDIEVMLEKKSAQMINFEGEEFEKICSYADILVTIGGDGTLLSTVRKSFEFDIPVLGIHAGTLGFLADLSIDELDSFIQKIIKGEYKVDERAILEATVIKDSKKVKMYAFNDIVLTRTSVSNMIHVETLIDSKPFNTYYGDGVIVCTPTGSTAYNLSAGGPVLFPMTNVFALTPICPHSLTQRPVILPGKYAIEMRTSEERALIIIDGQDMHELGLGESVYIELASKTIKLIHKEEFNYFDVLKEKLNWGK, from the coding sequence TTGAATAATAAAATTATTAAAAAAATAGGTGTTGTTTTAAGACCGTCAACGCCTGAGCTAAAAGATAGCTACATAAGGTTAGAGGAAATTTTCAATTCTTATGACATCGAAGTAATGCTTGAGAAAAAAAGTGCTCAAATGATTAACTTCGAAGGTGAAGAGTTTGAGAAAATTTGTAGTTATGCTGACATTTTAGTTACCATTGGCGGCGATGGTACGCTTCTGTCTACTGTTAGAAAATCATTTGAATTTGATATTCCAGTTTTAGGTATTCACGCAGGTACATTGGGCTTTTTAGCAGATCTATCTATTGATGAACTTGACTCTTTTATTCAAAAAATTATCAAAGGAGAGTATAAAGTTGACGAGAGAGCTATACTTGAAGCTACGGTAATCAAAGACTCAAAAAAGGTTAAAATGTACGCTTTTAACGACATTGTTTTAACCAGAACAAGCGTCTCAAATATGATACATGTAGAAACTTTAATAGACTCTAAACCTTTTAATACCTACTATGGGGATGGGGTTATAGTTTGTACTCCAACAGGTTCAACTGCATACAATCTCTCAGCCGGAGGACCTGTGCTATTTCCGATGACAAATGTTTTTGCTCTTACCCCAATCTGTCCACATTCTCTAACGCAAAGACCTGTTATTCTTCCTGGAAAGTATGCAATTGAGATGAGAACATCTGAAGAGAGAGCTTTAATAATAATAGATGGACAAGATATGCATGAACTCGGCTTAGGTGAGAGTGTATATATTGAACTTGCGTCAAAAACCATAAAACTAATACATAAAGAAGAGTTTAACTATTTTGATGTACTAAAAGAAAAGCTAAACTGGGGAAAATAG
- a CDS encoding addiction module protein, giving the protein MIQLSIEEPKIENFFNSSKEEILKALKFIVDNDIHDFSTRNNTSELNEAQKKELNSRIDSFHKDPSLGRNWDEIKNDLER; this is encoded by the coding sequence ATGATACAACTATCAATTGAAGAGCCAAAAATTGAAAACTTTTTTAATAGCTCTAAAGAAGAAATTTTAAAAGCATTAAAATTTATCGTTGATAATGATATTCACGATTTTTCTACAAGAAACAATACTTCTGAACTTAACGAGGCACAAAAAAAAGAACTTAATTCCAGAATTGACTCTTTTCATAAAGACCCATCATTAGGTCGAAATTGGGATGAGATTAAAAACGATTTAGAAAGATAA
- a CDS encoding sensor domain-containing diguanylate cyclase: protein MLSGRRFLKILSFGPLLLIPLMVGLLSFLYIEMYNKSFEFSLKELEKDMYEMEMSTGKDKISSVSDIIIYQKSTTQEKLKSRIKDRVNVAYEIANNIYNKYKNVKSKEEIQNIIKTSLETLTWNNGESFIYMLDYDGIFRLAPKHLKHLEETCAIDLQDSTGKYIIKEEIALCINDDGGFLWNTFTKSPDSGKKHKQIVYVKAFNHYNWYLGSGEYIDSAIKKTDKELLKTIAEINNIGNRYIFVVHKDGYILFQKAIPDHISQNISDFEKKYTLKAIEKITQSMKENNSDYVSYNWVNLQTETIEEKLSYIMKVPGTDWIIGTGFYLKDIEQEIALKKSEMYKIYYEKSQRVIYLTVLIMIVTFFISYYISAKIKQSFLNYERRISLKNLELEQLNEGLEQKIKDRTSELHKSEYDLKIKNDILEKLSRRDGLTNIANRRYFDENFEIKCKESSREQTSLVAIMIDIDCFKDYNDHYGHAKGDEALKKVAKTLENELKRPSDMVARYGGEEFVLLLKDVDIKGAKQVADSLLKAIANLKIPHEYSIVTNIISISIGVSYADGYENIDKEALLKEADDALYEAKNSGRNKVVMNNT from the coding sequence ATGTTGAGTGGTAGACGTTTTCTAAAAATATTATCATTTGGGCCATTGCTACTTATCCCTCTTATGGTTGGACTGCTGTCATTCTTGTATATAGAGATGTATAACAAAAGCTTTGAGTTTAGCCTAAAAGAATTAGAAAAAGACATGTATGAGATGGAAATGAGCACAGGTAAAGATAAGATATCTAGCGTTTCCGATATTATAATCTATCAAAAATCTACAACACAAGAAAAACTTAAATCTCGTATTAAAGACCGTGTTAATGTTGCATATGAAATAGCAAATAATATCTATAATAAATATAAAAACGTAAAGTCTAAAGAAGAGATACAAAATATCATAAAAACATCACTAGAAACTCTTACTTGGAATAATGGTGAAAGCTTTATTTATATGTTGGATTATGATGGAATATTTAGACTCGCTCCAAAACACTTAAAGCATCTAGAAGAAACTTGTGCTATTGATCTTCAAGATTCAACAGGCAAATATATAATCAAAGAAGAGATAGCGTTGTGTATAAATGATGACGGAGGTTTTCTTTGGAATACTTTTACAAAATCACCAGATAGTGGTAAAAAGCATAAGCAAATCGTATATGTGAAGGCATTTAATCATTATAATTGGTACTTAGGTTCAGGTGAATATATTGACTCTGCAATAAAAAAAACAGATAAAGAGCTTCTTAAGACTATTGCGGAAATAAACAATATTGGAAATCGATATATTTTTGTTGTGCATAAAGATGGATATATACTTTTTCAAAAAGCAATTCCAGATCATATTAGTCAAAATATTTCTGATTTTGAAAAAAAATATACTCTAAAGGCTATAGAAAAAATCACTCAAAGTATGAAAGAGAATAATAGCGATTATGTATCTTATAATTGGGTTAATTTACAAACAGAAACTATTGAAGAAAAACTCTCTTACATTATGAAGGTTCCTGGCACAGATTGGATTATTGGAACAGGGTTTTATTTAAAAGATATAGAGCAAGAGATAGCTTTAAAGAAGAGTGAAATGTATAAAATATACTATGAGAAATCTCAAAGAGTTATCTATCTTACAGTGCTTATTATGATAGTTACTTTCTTTATCTCTTATTATATTTCAGCAAAAATAAAACAAAGCTTTTTAAATTATGAAAGAAGAATTAGTTTAAAAAATTTAGAATTAGAACAACTAAATGAAGGACTAGAGCAAAAAATCAAAGATAGAACCAGTGAACTTCATAAGAGTGAATATGATTTAAAAATAAAAAATGATATCCTTGAAAAACTTTCTAGGCGTGATGGTTTAACAAATATAGCAAACAGAAGATATTTTGATGAAAATTTTGAAATCAAGTGTAAAGAGAGCTCAAGAGAACAAACATCACTTGTTGCTATTATGATAGACATTGATTGTTTTAAAGATTATAACGATCACTATGGACATGCAAAAGGTGACGAGGCACTTAAAAAAGTTGCAAAAACTCTTGAAAATGAGTTAAAACGACCAAGTGATATGGTAGCTAGATATGGAGGAGAGGAATTTGTTCTTCTTTTAAAAGATGTAGATATAAAAGGTGCCAAACAAGTAGCTGATTCACTTTTAAAAGCTATAGCAAATTTAAAGATTCCTCATGAATACTCAATAGTAACTAATATTATTTCAATTAGCATAGGTGTTTCTTACGCTGATGGGTATGAGAACATTGATAAGGAAGCTCTTTTAAAAGAAGCAGATGATGCTCTTTATGAGGCAAAAAATAGTGGTAGAAATAAAGTAGTTATGAATAATACTTAA
- a CDS encoding ferritin has translation MINKKMASELNTQLNKEFYSAYLYLGMSSWCANTGYNGGASWFMLQYEEESMHALKIYKYILDQGSKIELLAIEQPDINYTSLLECFKDSLKHEQMMTHSLNELCDLASKQKDHASYGFLQWFIQEQIEEEASVGEIISKLKLVGDGNGIFMIDSQLSQRKSGTQVSE, from the coding sequence ATGATTAACAAAAAAATGGCATCTGAGTTAAACACACAACTCAATAAAGAATTTTATTCCGCATACTTATATCTTGGTATGTCGAGTTGGTGTGCAAATACTGGATATAACGGTGGTGCTAGTTGGTTTATGTTGCAGTACGAAGAAGAGAGTATGCACGCACTTAAAATCTACAAGTACATTTTAGACCAGGGAAGTAAGATTGAACTTCTAGCAATTGAGCAGCCAGATATTAATTACACATCTCTTTTAGAGTGTTTTAAAGATAGTTTAAAGCACGAACAAATGATGACACATTCATTAAATGAGTTATGTGACTTGGCAAGTAAACAAAAAGATCATGCATCTTATGGATTCTTACAATGGTTCATTCAAGAGCAAATAGAAGAAGAAGCAAGTGTAGGAGAAATTATCTCTAAACTAAAACTTGTTGGTGATGGAAATGGCATATTCATGATTGATTCTCAACTCTCTCAACGTAAGTCAGGTACTCAAGTTAGTGAATAA
- a CDS encoding type II toxin-antitoxin system RelE/ParE family toxin — protein MNLKLHPLAENDLKIALNYYYEISPKLEKRFISHLDKLFNSILSSPDTYPYETQTSQKVVMKKFPYIIIYEQYEDIVVILAIFHTRQNPTKLIERHSKA, from the coding sequence TTGAATTTAAAACTACATCCACTTGCAGAAAATGATTTAAAAATTGCATTAAACTATTATTATGAAATAAGTCCAAAGTTAGAAAAAAGATTTATATCTCATCTCGATAAACTATTTAACAGTATTTTAAGCTCACCAGACACTTATCCATATGAAACACAAACGTCTCAAAAAGTAGTTATGAAAAAGTTTCCTTACATTATCATTTACGAACAATATGAAGATATAGTAGTGATATTAGCAATTTTTCATACAAGACAAAATCCGACTAAGTTAATCGAAAGACATAGCAAAGCCTAG
- a CDS encoding DUF1450 domain-containing protein: MLIKLCKNYSKKKKFTKKLVLSFPDAEIMIKSCIGMCRSCKSKPVANVNGEKIKKNSIKKFIKFIKSKQR, translated from the coding sequence ATGTTAATAAAACTTTGTAAAAATTACTCTAAAAAAAAGAAATTTACAAAAAAATTAGTATTAAGTTTTCCGGATGCAGAGATTATGATTAAATCATGCATCGGGATGTGTAGGTCTTGCAAATCTAAGCCTGTTGCCAATGTAAATGGTGAAAAAATTAAAAAAAATAGTATTAAAAAATTTATAAAATTTATAAAATCTAAACAAAGATAA